Genomic window (Ictalurus punctatus breed USDA103 chromosome 16, Coco_2.0, whole genome shotgun sequence):
TAGTAATTCATCaatatttccttccttcctagaTATTTCCATGATATGGATAATAGCATTAGCAAATTGGAATGTGTAGGAATTGAGCAAATAGAAGTCAaactgcattgtgggtaatgtagaaaACCATTAAGTatagtgaaaatagaccaacatgttCACAAAAAAGTGAACTCAGAAGTTAAGCATAAAGTAAATATTGATATGCTTGTTGTTAAGGGTGGATATTTCCTTTAATGTTACAAAACCTCTTCAGCTTACTTATTTGGTCACAGGAGCTACATGTGTTCTAAAGAAGAAATTTTCCGCCAGCCAGTTCTGGAAGGACTGCATCAAGTACGAGGTTACTGTGTTCCAGTATATTGGAGAGCTCTGTCGATACTTGATCAATCAACCCGAGGTAGTTGCATTGCTTTTTTTATTCTCATTGATACTTTTGTTATCAATTCAGTTTTCATTGTTTTAGTTCAGGAAGCTATGTCTTATGTTATTCAGGAGCATGCCCTGACTGCACTTACCTGTTACTCTTTGCTAATCTGGTTTAATTGTACACAGACTCCAGAGGAGATGGCCCATAAAGTGCGCATTGCTGCAGGGAGCGGCCTTAGAGCAGACGTCTGGAAGGAGTTTTCTAGACGCTTTGGGAAAATCCAGATTTGCGAGGCGTACGGTTTGACTGAGGCCAGTATTGGCTTCGTTAACTACACCACTGAAATTGGACCTATTGGGCGAGCCAGTTATTTCAACAAGGTTAATTTGGATTTTCAGACTTTGAGGTTGACCATATTTTCCTGGAAAATGCCTAGTACAAAGTATAGCATTGATTTAGCTTCTGGATTCATTATAATTTGTAAAATTTGAAGTAATAATGTATACGCTTTGGCTATGCATCGGGATTGATTGCTGAAGgtttaacatttattatgaCTTCAATAAcatcttattttttattgatttctgtATTGCAGCGCAGTCTACCATTCGAATTTTTGAAATGTGACCCAGAAACATATGAACCTATCCGAACAGATAAAGGGCGCTGTTTAAAAGTGAATAAAGGTGAGAAGTCTGATGTTAAGTAAGCAATAACACACGATAGCCCGTGCTGTTACACGGAAATAATGCACGGCAGGGGTGTGATGCGGCATGGTGGAGTGCGGAGTTCCACTACCCCCACCCTgaagtgcattattttcatataacagcccTTTCTGGAGTGTTATTCACAGCGATTacagtgtttttaatttattaatgtatgatgtatttgaatgctttttagttagatttaatgttgtggaacttccAAGagaaaagttagttcctgttcttattCATGTTATAGGCATCGTCATCATCAGTCATCAATCAGTTATTCTTTCACCAGCCTcgctcttttttcccccctctcctttgtctctctctcttgcttgattagatcgctctctctctctctcttgctctctctcgctctctctcgctcaaaAATGTATCTGGAAAGTGTAAACTATTGTCCTGAGGACTTTCCTGTGGTGATAAACATCACAAAGCAcagtgactgttacaaagtgcttacAACCCAGACGCcttccataaattttaaatagacgtcaccacatcaatgattatagtttttactttttttaaataaccaattttttaaatccgttagttattagtcttagattatgtagcGCATTTGCTATAcactgtgtatgagctgttactatagaaataataaagtATTAGAGCGCATTCGATCACAGTAATATTAGCTCATCATTCATGttgcagccggaactactttctCAGCCGTGCtcttatatgaaaataaatgaaaatgatccGATTCAGGCATTCAGcacaacaaatatatatatcagtcattatagattatgtggagtgtccaccATATGAGTCCCTGTGATGGaattgttgctatagaaatgataaagttAGCATGAGCGCTTTATAAACCATAAGCTAGCACTATataacagtcagagctgctgttatataaaattcatcaacacctcgCCAAACAGATTCGataattcagcagtgctgtggtacagtgcatccggaaagtattcacagcgcgtcactttttccacattttgttatgttacagccttattccagaatggattaaattcattattttcctcaaaattctacaaacaataccccataatgacaacatgaaagaagtttgattgaaatctttgcaaatttattaaaaataaaaaaaaaccaaaaaagcacatgtacataagtattttggaataaggctgtaaaataacataatgtggaaaaagtgaagcgctgtgaatactttccggatgcactgtatattaaGTATTATAGGTGATTTATCTGTAGTCGATAGCTTTTGTAATAAGAGGAAGTTGTatgtatgtgtcatttgattCTGTTGTTTCAGGTGAAGTTGGTTTGCTGGTTGCCCCGCTGTCTTTCACCAACCCTTTTCTTGGCTATGCTGGGAACAAAGCCATGTCTGAAAAGAAGCTGCTGAGAGATGTGTTTAAGGAGGGGGATGTATATTTCAACACGGGGGATTTGATGCTTCAGGATCACAGGGACTTTGTCTACTTCAAAGACAGGATAGGAGACACATTCAGGTATTACATTGCTGTACATTTAACTGCATTAGCTATTTGTTGTGTATCTTTCTGGGTGGCCATCTGGgtggtgacttttttttcctaAGGATTTCTTAAAAGTCTTAGCACCTAGATTCCGATCCTTCCGATTTGTACCTGGTTAatgcaacaaaaagaaaaaggcaCATCAATAAAGCTGATTAGTGTTTAACTTGCTTTCTAAATATTAGCATTAGAAAAATATGCTTTCCACAGCTGAAATGATCTGCTTTTATGCAGTTAGGGGAGTACTTGGAGAGTCACTTCTCAAATTTTGCCTTGTCTTGCTTAAATTATTTCTGTCCTTGAACAGTTTCTCTACAAGCTTTCTGCACACGATGTTATGCATCATGTACTTTTTAATATTCAAATGAGTTTCTGAATTTAAGATTGATGTGCAGCCATTCATCAAAATGGGCGTCGATGTAAATGCTAACACCCTGCTGCATTTGTAAGGCTTTTGGCCCTTGTGTACACTGATTCTAGTCTTCATGTGAATGAACTCGCCCTGCTGAGAATACTTAGGACAGAGCACCTCCCAACCCTTTCGCTCGAGTGGAAATCATGGCCGAGACTAATAAACACTGGCAGCTCTTCTAAAGAGCCAGGCCAAAAACTAGGCAGCGTTCATTCATGAAAATGCCAGAAGTGACGCAAGACTCCTCTTACAAAGCCAGTTCTGGAGATGGCTTATCAATAGAGAGTAGTGTACTTTAGAGTGGAGTAAATGAGATCAACACCAAGGCTGACTGGGAGATTTCTGACTGTGGCATGTTAATGGAGAAACGGCGACCATGACAGAAGGATAGGAGTACAATAGTCACATTAGCAAGCATGCCATCAGGTCAAATGCTTGGTCCCTTCCCTGAGGACCCCAAGAAGCATGAAGGCACAAAGGGGCCGTTTGTCTTGCTTAGGTTTGGCAGGTCATGACAAAGCACTGTGCTAATGTATGAAATCTTGGCCGGAGTTATTGAATGTTGATCGGGCTGATCCTAGAAAGGAAGCGTCTTATTGGTATTTTTCCCCCAGTGGGAAACTACAGCTAATTAGTAAGTTAGTTGTCTAGAAGGTTGCTGgtggttttttccccctcatacaTCCTCACCTGTAACATTTGATGTAATAACATCTGGCCAAAAGTCTCTGGTCTCTGGCCAAAGTACCACCTTTTATAatagtttattaaaataatgctAGTGTGGCAAAAGTGTACTTTTGCTCATTGATGTCCCCTATGCAAGGGCCTAAATCAACAACATTGTTGTGTACGGCTTCAGCTTACCTGGCTCCATGTACACCATATGTCCAAATgtatttggacacctgaccatcacacgcaTTTGTGAGTGTTCCCCAAACTTCTGCCACAAAGTTGAAGACATAtgattgtctagaatgtctttgtatgctgtagtattttattttcctttcattgGAACCAAGGGCCTTAAACACGTTCCAGCATCACAATGCCTCTGAGCACATATCAAGGtctataaagacatggtttgccaaagttggagtggaagaacttgagtggtctgcacagaaccctgacctcaaccccactgaacacctttgggatgaactggaatgctgactacaCACCAGGCCTCTTCACCCAACGTCAGtgcccgacctcactaatgcttttgtggctgaatgggcaaatccccaagcaacattccaaaatctagtggaaaaacgcccaagagtggaggctgttttAGCAGCGAAAGGGGGGGGCCCAGCTCCAGATTAATGCCTTGCCTTTCaaataggatgttcaacaagctcATGATCAGGGGTCCACATtcctttggccatataatgtatatagtATCATATGCAGTCATTGCCTAAGACAGACTTCTTCAGACAACTGGACCAAAATGCCACCTTGTGTCACATAGTTGCTTTGTTTAATTtgacacatttttttccccaatgaGATTCCTTGTGATTCTTTAGACTGAGGCACAAgactaataaaacacacatatgCACTGAATTGTGAACCATTGGTGTCAATCCTTGGTCCAGTGTAATCAGTCATGTTCACAAATATGGCCCTCCAGCGTTTCTCATAAGAGTTACAAACTAACCTCAGGAACACAaaatcattacacacaaaatcattatatttgcttatttttgcttattttttatatttgcaaATTACTTGCTTAATAATTCTGCTTTAGGTAGTTAGCTTTATGTGCTAatcatataattaataattaaaattaataataataaaataggtttttattttcctatatattTTCCCtcccattgttttttttttgtgtgtgtgttttttgtgttgttgttgttgttgttgttattttttttaaataacctcttcctatgtatgtgtatatttcatatttggTTGACAGATGGAAAGGAGAGAACGTGGCCACCACTGAGGTTTCTGAAGTTTTAGGCTGTTTGGAGTTCCTGCAGGATGTAAACGTTTACGGTGTCACTGTGCCAGGTTTTATAAAGTCCTTTTTGACCTTATAAGTCTATTCATGTTCCTCTGAAGTTGAGACAAGCTTGCATACAATTTAATGGTTCTCTTTTACAGGCTACAAAATAATGTGGTTTATTTCAATTCAATGCAATTGTATTCAAATAGCACTTTGAACaatagacatttttaaaaagcagatttacagaaatccagatggaAATTGAGATCTCTAACacgcaagccagaggtgactgtggcaaggaaaaactccctgtgATGAcatgagaagaaccagactctTCTGGGTGGCATGGGTGACactagtgggattataaatcactACAGTATACATGTGTTGAAAAGTTAActcaaacagtactaagtgtgcTGAAATGAACATATTGTGAATAGGAGTCCTGAGATGATTACAGAAGGAGTTCTTGGGTATAAATCTGCTATATGCAGATGAAATTATCCACTGAAGAAAGGAAGAGCCTTGggcttaaactttttttttttcatttattgtgGGACCATCCACATGGGTTCCTTATTCCAATGGAATGGTACTTTTTTCATGCTCAAATTAACCCAATACCCAAAAGCAAAGTGTATCTACAGTAGAAAGATAGAGAAATTACTTTTTTATGTCGATACAGGAtgaaatggttgtactccaattctaatctagagaaaaaaaatcatagtgaTCTTATATTAGTGTGAAAGGTAACTTGCAGACCTGAGTTTGAGTATCAGCTAGGAATGGAAAAAATGTGCAGCATATTTTATTAATCTACATGAATAGTCCTTGTTCATACTCAGGCTACGAGGGAAAAGCAGGGATGGCAGCTGTGGTCTTAAAGGAAGGCCGTGAATTGGATGGAGAAAGCCTTTACAATCATTTGGTACAGAACCTTCCAACGTATGCCTGGCCATGGTTTTTAAGAGTCCAGGTAAAAGAATGTTAAGATCAATGCCTATTAAATCAATGTTGTATAAGAGACAATTATGTTTTTACACTAAGTATAGCCTCAATTATCATGTATGTATTATTGTGCATTATTGTAAACTATGCCCTGAACATCTTTCCTCCAAATTTTCATTTTCCAAGTTTCCACTGTCTCGTTGTTATTGTAGCTAGTATAATTTATTATGTCAGGGCTTTTAATGGAGAGAAGACATCTGTTTCAGGACTCCTGCATTCCTTTTCATCCACAGACTTTCTTGGACGTGACGGAGACCTTTAAGCAGCAAAAGAAAAAGCTAGTGGAGGATGGCTTCTGTCCTCAGGCTGTTCAAGCGCCACTCTACTTCCTGGATAGCTCTAAGAAAACCTACATCCCCCTCTCTCAGAGTGTGTACGATGATGTTGTCTCGGGCAAGATACGACTCTGAGCCTGTCATTTATGGACACGTGAAGGAATGTGCATCGGAGTTTGGATTAATCTACAACGCAGCACATTGattactgttttattatttttgcaggGAATACCGTCCAGGGTTTACATTTGAGAGCTAatgtattttcaaaaaaaattatattttaatttggaCCTTGGAGGAAAACACTGGAAATTTTTCAAAAGCATTGTCACTTTTCACAGTGTTTTAAAGTGCCTTTTCCTTATGTGGTAAGTGTTGGAGAACGTTGTGAATTATATTGAGAATATTCCATGTGGAATCCCATGGGAAGTAATTTCTGCACCATGTCTGGATTTAGGAGTCCACATTTCAcctaatgaaatttaaaaaataataataatttaacattCAATGATCCTATTGAAATAgcataaaatgcatttttaatgtttaagtcaggaattaaccttttttttttttttttttttttcgtatttAACAATACTGCCTagcaaattatattttaaatagctAATTATAAATTCATGCTATGCTGGATTTTCTAACTCACtttattactataagatatatAGTACACCTTGTTATATTACTTATGTAAATTTAGTAAGATTGATGATgttatatgttttttatttgggaCTTTGTTTCTACAAATTTTAATAGTTCTGGTGTTTTCTATAATTGTAGTAGTAGAACCAAACTCATTTTAATACCCGATcagtccatctatccatccattttctataccgcttatcctaaagggtcacggggaacctggagcctatcccagggtgcatCGGACACAAGGAGGGctataccctggatggggtgccaatccatcgcagggcacaatcatacacattcacacacccattcatacactacagacactttggacatgccaatcaacctaccgttcatgtctttggactggggaaggaaattGGATTATTATGTATAAATGCTGATTTAGTCTATTACACTAAGTGCATTTTATTAACACATGTAAAGCCAAATTTAGTACAGGCAGAGTTTAAAACATGGGCAAACTGGCCTAATGTAGGTAGGGATTAAGCACAAGACAAAACATCTTGGAAGAAAAATCAAACACTAAACAGACAATACTGATACTGACTCAGTAATGCTCAGTGGGACACTGGCAAGACTTTGCAAGGACAGAGTGCTTGTGATTGTGTATATACAATGAGACATGGCTAATGTGACTTAGTAGCCAGGTGACTGAGAGCAGAGTAAAATCTGGACTGGATCACTTGAGGATCTGCATGTGACAGTGAAAAAATTCTAATGACATAAAACTGCAAGAATGCCACCTTTTGATTCAGTTAGCCCCAGAATTATTTTATCAAGATAAGTTcaaaaagttatgaaaaatgtcataaataGCTTAaatgtgcacaaataaaaatcacatttttacaGTTATTGTCACCTCTGCATTTAGTATTTTGTTCAACTTCCTTTTGCTTTCTGCTTGAAGTGCCAGGTTGGGCAGAAGCTCCTGGTTTTGCGAATCCTCTGTTTGGACAGCAGCCATTAGCTGGGCATAGCTTTCTGCACTGTGTGTAAACTCTTAAAAGACCAGTGAAAATAATAACGTTCCCTCACTAGAGGTCAGCAGAGATGTACTGAATTCTATGTAAAACATCTTGTCAGACAGCACTGTAGATTTAAGCTTATGGAATGTGTTGGTTTAACTGTGTTCTGgcctctaaacacacacaacactgtctTGGCAAACAGGACGCAGTTTACCTGTTATCAGCATAATGCTGCAGGGCATCAGTGAGCGCACAATGACAGATGAGGAAATTACAGGTTAGTCTCTGCCACACAAAACACTTTACATACCTCCTATTCTGTCTTACATGTATGACAGGATATTTAATCAATTTTTAGATATGACTTTAAAAGGAGTGTCTGGTTTAAGTATGCAGCAAAAGCAGCATGTCCGTTTAATTTTCTGTTGAACAGAGTCAGAGATAATAATCTACAACTCTATATAAAAGTTCCAGATTTACAGTGTGATGGAGCCACAATGGTTATGACCACCACAGGAACATCCCTGACCAAATATTAATTGACTGATAATGATGTAATAGTGTGTGTTGCCCTATTATGGGTGTTTCAAGTTTGCCACCTGCGATGAGAATGGCCCACCACACAAATAAATTCTGGCCTTACACTAGCctgggtactaaactgtacctttccttgtcactaGGGTGCTACCCGAAAAGGGTTTTactcttaaaaataattacGGTCCATTTACACtgggggaaataagtgttgaatgcgtcaccttttttttttccgtaaatatatttccagtgaggttatccacatgaaattttcaccagttgttggtattaactcaagaaatccacacatataaagaaatccaaacattaaagtccaaaaatgaagttatgtttaaaaaggggaatgacacaggaaaaaagtattgaacactcTAACTGaagtgtatttaatacttagtggaaaagcctttgtttgtaatgacagcttcaagacacttcctgtatgaataaattaatcagccgcagtattcaggtgtgattttggcacatttttctaaacatattgtctttaaatcttgttcaattggattcaagtcaggtgattgactgggttattctaacaccttgacttttttctctgaaatcaattgagagtttcctttgctgtatgctttggatcggtgtcctgctggaaagtccacccacgtctcatcttcatcatcctggtggatggcagcagattcttctcaagactctcccggtaaagggctccattcatcattccttcaattatatgaagtctgccagtaccatgggATGAAAAACAGCTCggcagcatgatgcttccacctccaaacttcactgttggtatagtgtttttaatgtgcagtgccatttcttctccaaacatggtgtgcaGTATGACAACCACAAAGTTCAATTTTGccctcgtctgaccagactacactctcccagtatttcatcggcttgtccacatgagttgtagcaaactttaaatgagcttcaacatgcctcttctttagtaatggagtcttgcggagtgagcgtgagcagtggagcgcatttcctattgttttctctgtgatgatggcacctgctgcctccaagtgtttctggagctctttctgagtgatcattggctcttgggctactcttctgactactcttctgactccctggtcagaaatcttgtgaggagctcctgtgcgtggccggttgatggaGAGATGTTGCtcccacttgcggataatggacCCAATGGTGCTTAATGGatgattcagaagttttgaaatacgtctatctgattccatcaatatgttctGCAataataaggttgtgaaggtcttgggagagctctttgcttttacccatcatgagatgtttcttgtgtgaaacCGTGGTaatgaaaaacctttttatCGACCAGCAATTTACTAAgacagctgatattaatttgtacagatagga
Coding sequences:
- the LOC108277389 gene encoding long-chain fatty acid transport protein 6, which produces MISWAFAVWTVFAGVAALLFYQRLFYPYFWEDLMYCLKVRKVGKTTMAKMKRGVLTYLDRFVDQAKQSPEKPFIIFEQEVLTYMDVHLRSNKFANVFRSEAGVKHGDTVALWMSNEPDFLCAWFGLSKLGCEVAFLNSNIKSRSLQHCLQSCGAKFLIVGSDFIQFLDDVLPALSDNSINVWVTEKSCSRQSVSTLLDKVELASEEKPQVDFPLPNLTSNFLFIFTSGTTGLPKAARVSHIKAVMSMAFFRMCGANKNDTIYLTLPLYHMAASLLGIGGCIDLGATCVLKKKFSASQFWKDCIKYEVTVFQYIGELCRYLINQPETPEEMAHKVRIAAGSGLRADVWKEFSRRFGKIQICEAYGLTEASIGFVNYTTEIGPIGRASYFNKRSLPFEFLKCDPETYEPIRTDKGRCLKVNKGEVGLLVAPLSFTNPFLGYAGNKAMSEKKLLRDVFKEGDVYFNTGDLMLQDHRDFVYFKDRIGDTFRWKGENVATTEVSEVLGCLEFLQDVNVYGVTVPGYEGKAGMAAVVLKEGRELDGESLYNHLVQNLPTYAWPWFLRVQTFLDVTETFKQQKKKLVEDGFCPQAVQAPLYFLDSSKKTYIPLSQSVYDDVVSGKIRL